One genomic region from Verrucomicrobiia bacterium encodes:
- a CDS encoding DUF2934 domain-containing protein, with product METPTEEQIRRRAYEIYMKHGVPGRDTENWLQAERELKQMPEPETQATVWVRKSNRRGRDVKRVTIHGPEKNPEFKKEELVNAGQQYEH from the coding sequence ATGGAAACTCCCACCGAAGAACAGATCCGACGACGGGCTTATGAAATTTACATGAAGCACGGAGTACCCGGACGAGACACGGAAAACTGGTTGCAGGCTGAGCGGGAGCTCAAACAAATGCCGGAACCTGAAACTCAAGCGACCGTCTGGGTCCGGAAATCGAATCGACGAGGCCGGGATGTGAAAAGAGTCACCATCCACGGTCCGGAAAAGAATCCGGAATTTAAGAAAGAGGAATTGGTCAACGCTGGGCAACAGTATGAGCATTAA